A portion of the Mesotoga infera genome contains these proteins:
- a CDS encoding AAA family ATPase gives MTTLLLEQIHHRLAMMKLDTMDALLEPTLERAMNESLSPIETIGYLVEQEWNNRTSTRIRTRTKSAGFPLLKRIEEFDFEFQPSIDQTVIRDLATLRFIDNGENVVFLGPPGVGKTHLAIGLGVSAIEQGIPVLFINASVLIEQLKEAYHSDQLDRYLKKLTRPGLLIIDEIGYLPFDAQAAYCFFQLISRRYEQGSTIFTSNKSFGNWGEIFQDQVIAAALLDRILHHCRTVNIRGESYRMKDRKSHKLWVNKHESAE, from the coding sequence ATGACGACTCTTCTTCTCGAACAGATCCATCACCGCCTTGCCATGATGAAACTGGATACGATGGATGCTCTGCTTGAACCAACGCTTGAACGTGCAATGAATGAGAGTCTCAGTCCCATTGAGACGATCGGGTATCTGGTTGAACAGGAATGGAACAACAGGACTTCAACAAGAATTAGAACCCGGACAAAAAGTGCTGGTTTCCCTCTCCTGAAGCGAATTGAAGAGTTTGATTTTGAGTTTCAACCCTCGATTGATCAGACGGTGATCAGAGATCTTGCCACTCTGAGATTTATCGATAATGGAGAAAATGTGGTCTTCCTTGGACCACCTGGCGTGGGAAAAACGCATCTGGCGATTGGCCTGGGTGTTTCTGCTATTGAACAGGGGATCCCGGTTCTCTTCATCAATGCGTCTGTCCTGATCGAACAACTCAAAGAAGCATATCACAGTGATCAGCTTGATCGGTATCTGAAGAAACTCACCCGGCCAGGTCTCCTGATCATCGATGAGATCGGGTATCTTCCGTTTGATGCTCAGGCAGCATACTGCTTCTTCCAGTTGATATCCCGGCGATATGAGCAGGGATCAACGATCTTCACCTCGAACAAATCGTTTGGTAACTGGGGAGAGATTTTCCAGGATCAGGTGATTGCCGCAGCACTTCTGGATCGAATCCTGCATCACTGTAGAACGGTGAATATCCGGGGAGAGAGTTATCGTATGAAAGACAGAAAGAGCCACAAGTTATGGGTGAACAAGCATGAATCGGCAGAATAG
- a CDS encoding IS21 family transposase gives MCNQRVSGIHMLKDEEYFMLLDLAREQELATGKVNISLLARETGYDRKTIARHLSLDQPSKHPQTRQKPSKLDPFMPYIQKRLNTYPRLSRVRLLEEIRNLGYDGGTTILGDYIRQIRPNITIPAEIRYETKPGEMMQCDWLEYPYETTDGSKKKVYGLSMVLGYSRMRYVEFFSHQGLPALLKGHLGAFEYFGGVTDMILYDNLRSVVLKRKYPSTASEFHPLFADFRDHFGFTSRLCRLGRAKTKGKVERSIHYIKDNFLYGRTFHSIEDLNLQARTWLNCVNGKVHGTTHEIPFDRLVQENLRPFSSYKPYLLKRKESRKVSKDCYISLYGNSYSVPWKFAGRRVDAYVQENHVSIQADGTEICTHTLLNGRNERSKKKEHFEGLYKEILGLSSNGAKKERINKPAIDQHSVETRDLAEYDVFAEEGQI, from the coding sequence ATGTGCAACCAGAGAGTATCTGGGATTCACATGCTCAAGGACGAGGAGTATTTTATGTTACTGGATCTAGCTCGTGAACAGGAACTGGCAACAGGGAAAGTCAACATCAGCTTATTGGCCCGAGAAACCGGCTATGACAGAAAAACTATAGCCCGGCATCTGTCTTTGGATCAACCCTCAAAACATCCTCAGACCAGACAGAAACCAAGTAAGCTGGATCCCTTCATGCCATACATCCAGAAGAGGCTGAACACCTATCCTCGTCTGAGCCGTGTCCGACTTCTGGAAGAGATCCGGAATCTGGGCTATGATGGCGGAACAACAATACTCGGCGATTATATACGCCAGATCCGCCCCAACATCACCATTCCGGCTGAAATCAGATACGAAACCAAACCGGGAGAGATGATGCAATGTGACTGGCTTGAGTATCCCTATGAAACGACCGATGGCTCCAAAAAGAAGGTTTATGGCCTCTCAATGGTTCTTGGCTATTCAAGGATGAGGTATGTAGAGTTCTTCTCTCATCAGGGTCTTCCTGCTCTTCTCAAAGGACATCTGGGGGCCTTTGAGTATTTTGGCGGAGTTACTGATATGATCCTCTATGATAACCTTCGGAGTGTCGTCCTTAAACGGAAATATCCCTCAACGGCTTCAGAATTCCATCCTCTCTTTGCCGACTTCCGTGACCACTTCGGGTTTACATCACGGCTCTGCCGCCTGGGTCGAGCGAAAACCAAAGGCAAAGTTGAACGTTCAATTCACTACATTAAAGACAACTTCTTGTATGGTCGAACTTTCCACTCTATCGAGGATCTGAACCTACAGGCACGTACCTGGCTCAATTGCGTCAATGGGAAGGTCCATGGAACCACCCATGAGATTCCATTTGATCGCTTGGTTCAGGAGAACCTGCGTCCTTTCTCCTCATACAAACCATATCTCCTCAAGAGGAAAGAATCTCGAAAAGTCTCCAAAGACTGCTACATCTCGTTATACGGGAATAGCTACTCTGTTCCCTGGAAGTTTGCAGGAAGACGTGTTGACGCATACGTCCAGGAAAACCATGTGTCAATTCAAGCTGATGGCACAGAGATCTGTACCCATACTCTCCTGAATGGGAGAAATGAGCGTTCAAAGAAAAAGGAGCATTTTGAAGGGCTTTACAAAGAAATCCTTGGATTATCCAGCAATGGTGCAAAGAAGGAGCGGATAAACAAACCAGCCATTGATCAGCATTCTGTTGAGACACGAGATCTTGCAGAATATGACGTTTTTGCAGAGGAGGGGCAGATATGA